From Desulfonatronum thioautotrophicum, the proteins below share one genomic window:
- the hemW gene encoding radical SAM family heme chaperone HemW, translating into MLLYLHIPFCRSKCDYCSFFSIPNPAAADLDAYLGALEAEIALWGTRLDQTGVQRPISSVYIGGGTPSLLSLAQLERVTTALSRSFRLAPSLEWSMEANPDSAADLEFLRGLLTLGVNRLSLGLQSLDNAMLEVLGRRHQAAQGVRVVDMARKAGFGNISVDLIWGLPGQRALEWLRELETVVKLEPQHISCYGLTLEEQTPLAQHEAAGRVLLPPESEQAKMFLHGAELLEASGYLQYEISNFSRMGFICRHNQGYWQSQGYLGLGAGAVSTLGGMRWENPKNLQVYAEQVHQGSIGGSSTALSPADKAKELVMLSLRTTQGLDLQAYQRLTGQNFLGQHHSLVQVLRQNDLIRVHSGLLRLTRSGMLVSNTILERFLQEIPDNLPNNEKHPPIPTASKP; encoded by the coding sequence ATGCTGTTGTATCTTCACATCCCGTTTTGTCGGAGCAAGTGCGACTATTGCTCGTTTTTTTCCATCCCCAACCCCGCGGCGGCCGATCTGGACGCCTACCTGGGTGCCCTTGAGGCCGAAATCGCCCTCTGGGGGACACGGCTGGACCAGACCGGGGTTCAGCGGCCAATATCCTCCGTGTACATCGGCGGCGGCACGCCAAGTCTCCTTTCCCTGGCCCAGCTGGAGCGCGTGACCACGGCCCTGTCCCGGAGCTTCAGGCTGGCTCCCTCCCTGGAATGGAGCATGGAAGCCAATCCGGATTCCGCCGCGGATCTGGAATTTCTACGCGGGCTGCTCACCCTGGGCGTGAACAGGCTCAGTCTGGGATTGCAAAGCCTGGACAACGCCATGCTGGAGGTGCTCGGCCGCCGCCATCAGGCCGCTCAGGGCGTCCGGGTGGTGGATATGGCCCGCAAGGCCGGTTTTGGAAACATCAGCGTGGACCTGATCTGGGGACTGCCCGGACAACGGGCTCTGGAATGGCTGCGCGAGTTGGAAACAGTGGTCAAGCTTGAGCCCCAACACATCTCCTGCTACGGCCTGACCCTGGAAGAGCAAACACCCCTGGCCCAGCATGAGGCCGCTGGCCGGGTTCTCCTGCCGCCCGAGTCCGAGCAGGCCAAGATGTTCCTGCACGGTGCCGAGTTACTGGAAGCCAGCGGATACCTGCAGTACGAAATCTCCAATTTCAGCCGGATGGGCTTCATCTGCCGCCACAACCAGGGCTACTGGCAATCCCAGGGGTATCTCGGACTGGGAGCCGGAGCGGTCTCCACCCTGGGCGGAATGCGCTGGGAAAATCCCAAGAACCTCCAAGTCTATGCCGAGCAGGTCCACCAGGGAAGCATCGGCGGGTCATCCACGGCCCTCTCGCCCGCGGACAAGGCCAAAGAGCTGGTCATGCTTTCCCTGCGCACCACGCAAGGGCTGGACCTGCAGGCCTACCAGCGGCTTACGGGCCAGAACTTCCTGGGACAGCACCACAGCCTGGTCCAGGTGCTGCGCCAAAACGATCTGATCCGGGTCCATTCCGGACTGCTGCGCCTGACCAGATCCGGCATGCTGGTCAGCAACACCATCCT
- a CDS encoding epoxyqueuosine reductase QueH codes for MSGIAQPATLLHVCCGPCALMPVQYLRETGQQVTGFFFNPNIHGVQEYFQRREAALQAADELDLPLVCLDGEYDPRRFFQAVHGREDRRCPSCYRLRLERTFAFAHEHGFPSVSTTLLYSIHQDRETLLVLGRELEERTGIVFLANDFRPGWQAGIDLSKRLGLYRQSYCGCLYSEVDRRRKKLNRLASSDRPSNRSRLGAAGVVPGAG; via the coding sequence ATGTCCGGGATAGCCCAGCCCGCCACCCTGCTGCACGTTTGCTGCGGTCCCTGTGCCTTGATGCCGGTGCAATACCTGCGGGAAACCGGGCAACAGGTTACGGGGTTTTTCTTCAACCCGAACATTCACGGGGTGCAGGAATATTTCCAGCGCCGGGAAGCCGCGCTGCAGGCCGCTGATGAACTGGACTTGCCGTTGGTCTGCCTGGATGGGGAGTACGACCCCCGGCGCTTCTTTCAGGCCGTGCACGGCCGTGAAGACCGCCGCTGTCCGTCCTGCTACCGGCTACGTCTGGAACGGACATTTGCCTTCGCCCACGAGCACGGTTTTCCCAGCGTGAGCACCACCCTGCTCTACAGCATCCATCAAGATCGTGAGACCTTGCTGGTTCTTGGCCGGGAACTGGAAGAGCGGACCGGCATCGTCTTTTTGGCCAACGATTTTCGCCCCGGCTGGCAGGCCGGCATCGACCTGTCCAAGCGCCTGGGCCTGTACCGCCAGAGCTACTGCGGCTGCCTGTACAGCGAAGTGGACCGTCGGCGCAAGAAATTGAACCGGCTGGCCTCTTCCGACCGGCCATCCAACCGGTCACGCCTCGGCGCGGCGGGGGTCGTCCCCGGAGCAGGTTGA
- a CDS encoding Rne/Rng family ribonuclease, whose amino-acid sequence MATTKKRKKMFISVLPGEQVELILAEDGKITDYFIEMLHQAKTKGNIYKGTVNNIDTALQAAFINYGENRNGFLQIDEVHPEYYLKEHNPENGRKYPPIQKVLKNGQELLVQVVKEPTVNKGAFLTTYLSLAGRFLVLTPGQDQFGVSRKIEDDEERTRLKDILREQELGEGIGLIARTNSLGQSKTNLLKDLQFLKRLWKDVRKKGMTEQPPVLIYQEKELAFRAVRDYLTTDVAEIWIDHPETMDLIKEFVTLTFPRRQNMVKLHGDTDRTLWERFNLEKQLEQIFGREVLLPSGGRLVFDQTEALMAVDVNSGKISGSNFNEMVFKTNMEAAQEIGQQLRMRDVGGQIVIDFIEMRDPKHRREVEKELKASLKVDRARVDVGRLSKFGLLEMVRQRLGSSALSISTEPCPHCQGWGLQRNIEWRSLQALKEIYRRLRSKNCPSPLEYSTDAELALYLLNQKRIMIKDLEERFQNSIFIFSEKCPG is encoded by the coding sequence ATGGCAACAACCAAGAAACGCAAAAAAATGTTCATCAGCGTGCTGCCTGGTGAACAGGTCGAGCTGATTTTGGCCGAAGACGGCAAAATCACCGATTATTTCATTGAAATGCTGCATCAGGCCAAAACCAAGGGCAATATCTACAAGGGCACCGTGAACAACATCGACACGGCCCTGCAGGCCGCGTTCATCAACTACGGCGAAAACCGCAACGGTTTCCTGCAGATCGACGAAGTTCATCCCGAGTACTATCTCAAGGAGCACAATCCGGAAAACGGGCGCAAGTATCCGCCCATCCAGAAGGTCCTCAAGAACGGCCAGGAACTGCTGGTGCAGGTGGTCAAGGAGCCGACGGTGAACAAAGGTGCCTTTCTGACCACGTACCTCTCCCTGGCCGGACGCTTTCTGGTCCTCACCCCCGGCCAGGACCAGTTCGGCGTATCCCGCAAGATCGAGGACGACGAGGAACGCACCCGGCTCAAGGATATTCTCCGCGAGCAGGAACTTGGGGAAGGCATCGGCCTGATCGCCCGGACCAACAGCCTGGGCCAAAGCAAAACCAACCTGCTCAAGGATCTGCAGTTCCTGAAACGACTCTGGAAGGATGTGCGCAAGAAAGGCATGACCGAGCAGCCCCCGGTGCTGATCTACCAGGAAAAGGAACTGGCCTTCCGGGCCGTGCGCGACTACCTGACCACGGACGTAGCCGAGATCTGGATCGACCACCCGGAAACCATGGATCTGATCAAGGAATTCGTGACCCTGACCTTTCCCCGCCGCCAGAACATGGTCAAGCTGCACGGGGATACAGACCGCACTCTCTGGGAACGCTTCAACCTGGAAAAACAGCTGGAGCAGATCTTTGGACGAGAAGTGCTTCTGCCCAGCGGCGGGCGGCTGGTTTTTGACCAGACCGAGGCCCTGATGGCCGTGGACGTCAACTCCGGCAAGATCAGCGGCAGCAACTTCAACGAAATGGTCTTCAAGACGAACATGGAGGCGGCCCAGGAAATCGGCCAGCAGCTGAGGATGCGCGACGTGGGCGGGCAGATCGTCATTGATTTCATCGAGATGCGCGACCCCAAGCACCGCCGGGAGGTGGAAAAGGAGCTCAAGGCCTCCCTCAAGGTGGACCGTGCCCGGGTGGACGTGGGCCGGCTGTCCAAGTTCGGCCTGCTGGAAATGGTCCGCCAACGCCTGGGATCCTCGGCCCTGTCCATCAGCACCGAACCCTGTCCGCATTGCCAGGGCTGGGGCTTGCAGCGCAACATTGAATGGCGCTCCCTGCAGGCCCTGAAGGAGATCTATCGCAGGCTACGATCCAAGAACTGCCCATCCCCCTTGGAATACAGCACCGACGCTGAACTGGCCTTGTACCTGCTGAACCAAAAGCGGATCATGATCAAGGACCTGGAGGAACGCTTCCAGAATTCCATCTTTATTTTCAGTGAGAAATGTCCGGGATAG